TTTCAAAAATAAAAGAGCCTGTAGTTCTATACTACAAATCATGCTCTACAATAGAAAGCTTAATGAAGCTAGCAAATGCAATTGATGTACTAAGGAAATGGTCGGAACCAAACTCACAAGTCTCCACCAAGGAAGCGGCCGATGCCTTTGACACTCTATCAGGAGCCTTGGCTGCTATAATTAGAAAATTAGGAAGCGCCGTTCCAATCGTAGGACAATATGCACTGATATTCGAAGAGATTTCAAAGAATCGTTTCTTCTCAAATTATTATAAAATTGCGAATCCTGAAACCCGAGGAAATTCAAGTGATTGGGCAGCCATAAAACAGGCAGATGACGCTTTTAAGCCTTGATCCGGAATAACTTATGTTAATATGTTACGTACCTATATTTTAAATGATCGGATTTTGTTCGCGGGCGGTCGCCTGAATCCTAAAGTAAAAATGGGGACAAAGCATGCGAATTACATCGGTTATTACCAGCGGACCACAATATTCACCGGATTATAGAAATTCTAATGTCAAAAGCAGAGCTTTTGACAAAGAAAAATTTCGCTCATTATTTTACGAAACTTTCAAGTCAATGCACCTGGACGCAAGCTCCGGCATGAATGCGGAGAAAATGCTAGATAAATTGTCTAAAGACAACGGCATCACCGATAGGCGAGAGATGGCATATATGCTTGCCACGGCGTTATGGGAAACGCGAGTATTGAAATCCAAATATGTCGTAGTCAGGGATAATAATGGGAACGTCGTCACGGACAAGTCCGGAAAGGCGAAAACGAGGTCGGTGAAGACCTGGGGCGCCATGGCTCCTGTAAAGGAAGCAGACAGGGGTGCCGGAAGGAGATATTTTCTTCCTGTAAAAGTAAAAAAACTTCCGGGTGGCAGAGCCCAAGTGACAGAACAGGATGGAGATCAATTCATCGTCGAGATAAATGGAAAATACACGCCTAAGAAAAGGGGGGCGGTTCGGGGCGCGTCACCGAATGTGGCGATGTCCCAAGTGTACAAGGATGATGACGGGGAGGAATTGGCCTACTATGGACGAGGGCTCGTTCAGCTCACATGGTGGAATAACTACGCCAAGGCGGGGGCGGCGCTCGGGATGAGTTTAGAGTTGCTCTTCCATCCAGATTTGGCCGAAGATGAAGATATTGCCTACAAGCTGATGTCCCATGGCATGGTGACTGGGCACGGGTTTGCCAACGGTAGAAAGCTGTCGGACTATTTTCGCGGAGATCATGCGGATTACGTCGGCGCGAGAGCAATGGTCAACGGCTCGGATCATGCGCCTGAAATTGCGGAAATGGCACGTAAATTGCAGGATATATTAAGACGCTCCGAAATATTGCCACATTCCCAAAGCCTCAATATTCCAAAATTACCTTAACGCCATGCCCACGCATGAGCCGCTTGTGATGGCCACGCCCGAAGAAGCCATCGCCCTCGCCCTCTCCCTCCTCCGCGCGGGCCACCTCGACGCGGCCTCAAGCCTGCTTGCCCAAATTCTCGACGACACCCCCAACCACCCCGACGCCCTGCATTATTCCGGCCTGCTGAAGGCGCGCCAGGGCGATGCGGAAGGGGCGGTCGGGCTGGTGCGGCGGGCGGTGGAGGGGGACCCGGCAAACCTCCCGGCATGGAACAATCTCGGCAACCTCTTCATGCGGCTGGACCGGCTGGACGAGGCGGCGGAGGCCTATCGCACCTGCCTTGCGCTCCAGCCCGATCATCCCCAGGCCCTCTCCAATCTCGGCCTGCTGATGCGCGTCTCCGGCGACATCGAAGGCGCCGAGGCCCTGTATCGCAGGGCGCTTCAGGCGCGGCCGGATTTTCCCGAGGCGCTCAACAATCTCGGCGCCATCGGCCTTGCCTATGGTGACCTTCCCGCCGCCGAGCTTCTTCTGGCCCGTGCCGTGGAGCTGGAGCCCCGCTTCCCCGGCGCCCGGCTCAATCTGGGCAAGGCGCTGGCGGGCCAGGGCCGGCTGGCGGAGGCCGCGACCCATTATTGGGAAGCCATCGCCCTCGGCAGCCGGGAGGGCGTGGCCCACAAGCTCCTCATCTATGCCCTGGTGGAAACCGGGCGCCGCGACGAGGCGCTGGAGACGGCGCGGCGCTGGCATCGGGACGCCCCGGACGATGCCGTTGCCCGGCATCATCTGGCCGCCCTCTCCGGCGAGGATGTGCCGGCCCGCGCCACCGACGCTTATGTGGAGGCCACGTTCGACGCCTTCGCCGAAACCTTCGATGCCGCCCTCGACAAATTGGATTACCGCGCGCCGCAGCTGGTGGCCGGCGCGGTCGCCGCGCTTCATCCTACCCCCGAGGCCCGCCTGCTCACGCTCGACGCGGGCTGCGGCACCGGCCTGTGCGCGCCGCTGCTGCGCCCCTATGCGGCGCGGCTGGATGGCATGGACCTGTCTGCCGGCATGCTGGCCCACGCTGCGCGACGCGGGCTCTACGACCGCCTGGACAAGGCCGAGATCGAAGCCGGCATGGCGGCGCGCCCGCGGGCTTATGACCTCATCGCCTGCGCCGACACGCTCTGCTATTTCGGCGACCTGTCGGGCGTCTTGGCCGCTGCCGTCGGCGCACTCCGGCCGGGCGGGGCGCTCGTCTTCACGGTGGAAGCGCTGGATGGGGACACCGGCGCGTTCCGTCTCCATCCCGGCCATGGCCGCTACGCCCATGCCCCCGCTTATGTGGCAGCATCGGCCGCCGCGGCGGGCCTGGAGGTGGCGGGGATGAGCCGCGAGATCCTCCGCCGGGAGGGCGCGCAGGCGGTCCAAGGGCTGGTGGTCGCCTGCCGCAAGCCGGAAACCACCTGAGCCCTTCCGGGCCATGGGACGTCCCAGCGCCCCTTCCCAAGCGGCAGGCGACGCCGGCCAAGGCGGGGCGAAGCGTGCCCGCCCCGGCAGCCCCGGGCCGAGGAGCAAGCGCCTACTTCATCAACGCAGCGACGCGATCCAGAGCGGGTCCGAATCCCTTGAGCGAGACGGTGAAGCTCTGAACCGGTCCGCCATCGGCGAAGGCATCGATCCGCAGGGTTGCGGCTTTCTTGATATTGGCCAAGGCCTTGGCATCAAAGGTCACCGGCACCAGGCAGCCCTGCGGCAGGCAGGTGGAAAAGCGCAGGGCGGCAAGGTCGGTCTCGCCGAGCTTCAGGGTCACGCCCTTGTCGATGGCCAGCCCGAAGGGCAGGAAAAGCAGCCCCTCCGCCTTGTCGCCCTTGGCCTGCAGCTCAACTGCCAGCAGCCGCTGCTGGCTGCGCGGATCCATCTGCTGCTGAAGGACGGCGCAGCGCTTCACGCTCTGCTGGATGGCGCATTGCACCCGCCAATCCTGGAAATCCTCGCTGACCGACTGGGCACCGCCCGGAAAGGAAAGCGGCGCCTGCGCCAGAGCCGGCGCGGCCGCTGCGGAGAGAAAGAGGCCGGCCATCAGGAGACCGGCCGGGACCGGAAGTTGGGACGCGGCGGCGACCTTGCGCATTCCGGCCCGGAACGCGGCGGCACATGGGGCGAGGAGCATCGTTTTCCTTCGGGTATCGCGGCGCGTCGATGCGCACGGGGAGTGATGACGGTCTTCGTGGCAGGCGTGGCGCCATTGCCCCGGGAGCCGCGCGCTGCGCGTCAGGTGCGGCATGGGGGCATCGAGCAAAACCGCCCCGCCAAAGCGGTCCGTTGGCCGTCGGCCTCAGAACCCGGTTCCGAGGACGATGAAAGTGGGGCAGCGCATGTCGCTGCAGGCGCGGGCAAGGGGGCGCTCGTTGCGCGCCACCGGCAGGGGCGCCGGC
This genomic interval from Aquabacter sp. L1I39 contains the following:
- a CDS encoding invasion associated locus B family protein; amino-acid sequence: MAGLFLSAAAAPALAQAPLSFPGGAQSVSEDFQDWRVQCAIQQSVKRCAVLQQQMDPRSQQRLLAVELQAKGDKAEGLLFLPFGLAIDKGVTLKLGETDLAALRFSTCLPQGCLVPVTFDAKALANIKKAATLRIDAFADGGPVQSFTVSLKGFGPALDRVAALMK
- a CDS encoding glycoside hydrolase family 19 protein; the protein is MRITSVITSGPQYSPDYRNSNVKSRAFDKEKFRSLFYETFKSMHLDASSGMNAEKMLDKLSKDNGITDRREMAYMLATALWETRVLKSKYVVVRDNNGNVVTDKSGKAKTRSVKTWGAMAPVKEADRGAGRRYFLPVKVKKLPGGRAQVTEQDGDQFIVEINGKYTPKKRGAVRGASPNVAMSQVYKDDDGEELAYYGRGLVQLTWWNNYAKAGAALGMSLELLFHPDLAEDEDIAYKLMSHGMVTGHGFANGRKLSDYFRGDHADYVGARAMVNGSDHAPEIAEMARKLQDILRRSEILPHSQSLNIPKLP
- a CDS encoding tetratricopeptide repeat protein — protein: MATPEEAIALALSLLRAGHLDAASSLLAQILDDTPNHPDALHYSGLLKARQGDAEGAVGLVRRAVEGDPANLPAWNNLGNLFMRLDRLDEAAEAYRTCLALQPDHPQALSNLGLLMRVSGDIEGAEALYRRALQARPDFPEALNNLGAIGLAYGDLPAAELLLARAVELEPRFPGARLNLGKALAGQGRLAEAATHYWEAIALGSREGVAHKLLIYALVETGRRDEALETARRWHRDAPDDAVARHHLAALSGEDVPARATDAYVEATFDAFAETFDAALDKLDYRAPQLVAGAVAALHPTPEARLLTLDAGCGTGLCAPLLRPYAARLDGMDLSAGMLAHAARRGLYDRLDKAEIEAGMAARPRAYDLIACADTLCYFGDLSGVLAAAVGALRPGGALVFTVEALDGDTGAFRLHPGHGRYAHAPAYVAASAAAAGLEVAGMSREILRREGAQAVQGLVVACRKPETT